In the genome of Fusarium poae strain DAOMC 252244 chromosome 1, whole genome shotgun sequence, the window GAGAAGATGTCGAAAGAGCTTGGTTCAATTGTGAGCCATATCTCGCACCATCCTGGCGCGTTCTCAACATATACCAGAGTCCAGCAGATGCCACTCCCCTATGCTGGACTCCCAATTATCCCCGAAACCAACTCCTCTCATTCCGCCACAGAAAACATCCGCCCTACCGAGCCCGAACACTCATCCTTCCCCCAATTCAAACCAACCATGCAGCCTTCAAATCATATCGATGTCCTTGGCAGATCAGCTGAGCCATCAACCGAGACAGAACACACCTCACAACAAGATACACCTATGAGCAATACCTTTACGCAGGAGGAGTGGGAGAAAGATCTGGACATGAAACTAGTATTCCGCTATTTACGCTCTCGGTTCATGCCACGAACCAGCAATCCGCCTCCCCCCACTCCAGCTCACTTAGCAACATCGAGCAGTCAGGACATAGCGGCCAAACTAGCTCGCGTGCGACAACACCACCCGCTGGTCTCACGCATGAGGCCTGCAGCTGAGCGCCGAACGTTCAAAGCTACGACGCCGGGCAGTCCAGTAGCGATCCGACATCCAAGTAGCTGCGCGAGTCAGAGTACAAGAAGATCAGCTCGACGAAGTAGCGTCTCATCACGGCATTACTGGGACATTGGTGGGTCTCTGGGTACAGGTTCTGTGATTGCGTCCAACGGCCCGATGGGCAGTTGGGGCGaagtttgatgatgatgacgactgTTAAGGTATGACATGTGTTGACTTATGAAGCCGAGCCACAAAGGTCACACTATAACGACAGCATAAAGGAGTGTTGTGTGTAATATCTCGTTTTGAGATATTCATTTTGGAAATATTTAAACGTTGGAGATTACCGTTAGAGGGAATCATCTAAAGACGAGACATGGCGTTTTCACTCATGGCGATAGAGTTTCATTATTTCTTGAATTCAGGGTACTTGCAGGGCAAGCTGGACCAATTTCACCTCGAAGCGATACATACAATTGCATTATTGTGATGTCTCGTTGCATCTATGAAGGGTGAACAAAAAGATCACCGTGAAAATCCCTTAATTTTCTTGTTTGGAAGACGAAGAATTATCCCTTTTCGCAGAGCCAGCCATTACTCAAGGCGGAAGACCAAACTGTCGCCTCACCAAATGAGTCGAGATCACAACACTTCTCAGAGAGATAATCACGTCGATTTTGGAAGCGAAATGCAACAATAAGAGAGGCTATTAGCCAATGGCACATTCAGCCTCAAGTGGTGATTGCCTCAATGATGATCGTTTCAATCCTTGCATGGTTCGCTCATCTCTTGTGAACACTGTATAGTGGTGTACTTCTATAGCCGTGTTATTTTGTAACTGATGTAAGTCTTATGAGAGGATTTTTTCACTCATACAAATCGGGGTGATTATGATTGATATCTTTAATGCCAACTATGACTATGAATATTCAGTAATTGAGAACCTCTTGTTCTAAAATCTACCCGATATTCAGTTGTTGAGTTAGATTCAAGACAACTTAGACAGACTGGGACGCGAGGGAGGCGCCGTTCCCTCCCGTCAATTACCGTAGACGAGCGGGGACGAGAACTGGGACTGTAGAAAGTATCTTATTGGTTTAATAATCGTTATCTGGAAGCGCTTCCTTGTTCTCTTGTATCTTTTGGTGAGCGTGCACTGGCTTGAGCACTTAAACTGGTGTGCTTTAGCTTGCCTCGGCGGGGTAAATCAGAGAAGCAGCTCTGAAAGTGACCTGAAGAGGAGCCAAGTTCCAAGACATTTGGTGCCGCTTTTACAAGTTCCGTGCCTCCCTGCATACACTATAATTAAGCCCTGTTGAGGTGGAAATTTGCGGCTTCATTGTCCAACAGTAAACGTTGAAAAATGCCGTTGAAACGGTTGGTTTATGAATTTGGACTTCTGAAATGGATCTTATAATACTAAACCCAGAGATTTATGTGAATATGCAGACTTTTATACAATGCAAAACTACTGCTCTTCTCTCTGATGCCCATGTTAAAGGCAGCGATGATATCTTGCCATAAATGGCCATAGTGCGTCAACAAGGTGCGCGTATCGACACCGTCAAGGCGTGTCTTGTCTCTGCTGTGGGGGGGAATGCACTTCCATTTCCACATCCACCTCTACCTAACCACCACCACTTCCAACCCCATCCTCATCCTAGTCCCAGTCTCAGTTCCATTCTCGCGAGCCACTCGAAAAGTCGTCGCCTTGTTCGCCTTGCTTGCACATCGCATCTTTCATAGGCAGGCAGAAATTCTAGTCCCTATCACGTTGCGACATTACTTTTTGTCCACTCTCTTCTGTCCGCCTGCGATTCTCTCATCTCCTGGGCTTTCATAGTATAAATAGTGCTGTTTCCTTGATCCACGACAAtctgcttctcttctttcgcGCCGTGGTTAGTCTCCTCCATTTTCCTCGGATCCCATTTCCGCCTTCCTCGCCAGGCTTTTCATGGATTGCGACCGGATTTTTCGACCTCGGTAGCTGGTATGATGATTCTAATTGACCTATAGTGCGATGAACTGAAATAGGCGGCCGCTCTGCGCGACCCTCTGGGCCTGGTTGAGGAGCACCCGTGACCCGTTTACCACGGCCTCCACTGCTTTCAACCATTCGCGACATTATACACAGACTTATATCTCTCTCGAAGGCGCCGAGCCTGCTTTATTTGCTTTGCGACTTTGATCTCGCGACATGAGCGCGTGCAACTTCCAATGGCAACGACTCCATTCGACCCGTCCCACTTCAACCCAAATGCCTTCGATATATATACAGACGCTGTCGCGGTCAGGACGCCGACCCCCAGCCTGCCAGGAGGATCTTGTGGTTTCGTGGATTTAAATCCAGGTGCTAATGGAGCTCGTTGCGGATGCCGAAGGTTCTGGAGTCGCTATCCGACAGGCAATCCCACACCGGATCAATCCCAATGGTGCATGTGCAATCACCACGCCTGCTATCACGATGAGGGACCTCGTGATATCCAGCAGCCTGACGTGAGTATACCAGGCCAAGAAAATGAGAGACCCAGGACTGGACGCGAACCTCTTAGCCCCGTTATGGACATAACCCTCAAGACACCTCCAGTAATTCCCGGAATGGACTTTTCGAGTTTTAACCCAGGAGCCTTATCGTTTATCCAAAGGACGTCAGACCCAAGGCTACCGGACCAAAGGATGCCATTAGATATCGGGCCACATCCTAGGATCACAGCCACTCAAAATAATGGAACATCTGCCTCAATACCGGATACTATGAGTTGGGGAGGATTAATACAGTCACAGCCATGTCCTTCTCCTATACCACCAATACCATCGCAATGCCTAATGGCATCTCAAACAGCATCTACGACGTCATCGATCCAGGCCAAGTACATACGGCCTTTTGCCGGAAAGGGTCTTCACACGCTCAACAGTGTTCCAGAAAACAGGCCCTCATCACCAACCCAGCCCAGGACTCAGGATTCACAACCAACTGCCATATTTAAGGAACCGGCGCCACAAGGCGGATCGTTTACATGGACCTCCCAGGATCACAGACCAGCTGATACTCCTGGAGCTGGGACGCCGACCCAGTCTGAACCTCGAGCTTCAGCCTTCAATGCGGCCGTTTCACGGCGCGCTTTCAAGAACCTATCTGACACCGTTAGTGGTCATGACCAACGGCTTGACCGGCTGGAGACAGTTTCTTTTACAGTCGCAGGACATGAAGATTGCCAAGAAAAGCATGATCATGTTGATATTCGGATGACTGATTTAGAAACTCGGGTCGAAGAGGTGGAAAAGATTGTCAACGATAACAACAGTAATGCATCTCGGCGTGGCGATGATGCCAGTGTATTATCGGTCTCCACCAGTATCACAAGCCGCCCAAGCCACTCGCAAGAGCTTTGGAGCCAGGTCCAATCTCTTCAAGCACAGGTGGTTCAACTACAGTCGCTAATGCCATCTCCTACTCATCCATTCGAGATCGAAGTAGTCTTTCTGCCATTTCCCCTTAAGAAGGTGTGGCAGGAGGCTCAGCAATTCAAGAACGAGCCACAAATTTCCAACGAGGACTGGACGCAATTACCTATGACACACAGTGCAGCCACCATGCGCTCTGAAATGTCTCTATATCCTGACTGGATAACGTCGGACCAAGAAACCAAATGGCTATTGCCCAAAGCTTGTCCTGATAAGGGTATCGTCGATCGACGGCTGCGCAGCCGTGGTTTGATCAAGACGATATCAGTCAAGGGCTCAGATGCTCGCAGCGTCACCATGGCCATGAATGGGGCTTTTGGGCATCTATTTCGTGAGATGAACATCTTCTCTCGCCCGCAGACTACTGACCCGCGCTCATCCACATACCTAGGACTTCAGTCCACGTGGGTCCCTCTGCGCAAGATCCATAAAGATTCACGACTACGTTTTCTCAGCCCTGCTGAGATGATGACACCTGCAGTATGGGACGTTCAGTTTCTGAGCCAAGTCATGATGCGAGCTTCTGAACCTAGGTTGTTCATCACTCACCCTGACGCCTATCTACAAGACTTTCAAGCATACGAGATGGGCTGGACTTGGCAAATGCTGAGAGAGATGAGCCCAGTCGTCCCTAACCCATCAGACTCGTTGGATGATAGCAAGGTTTTCGAAGAGTGTTGGGCTTGGGCCGAACAACTTGATGAACCACCCACCGCTGACATCTCCATGAACATGCGCAATGACAAGGCCCGAGTTTCAAACTCGCCATCACAGACATTCTATCCGGCTCTCTCAAGGATGAAATCTTCCAGCCCGTCTCTAGTGCGAGCCCAGTCGCCCCGGCTTAGTAGCCGACGAGGTTCCCATCCACCTCACATCCGAACATCTTCAACGCCCATGGCTGCTCCGATTCAACCTTCGCCTGCTCTCAGCAGACGCCGTGTTTCGTCCTACGGGCAAAGTCGTCGTCAATCCCCCGCCTTGCTTGTCAACTCCCAGTCAGCAATCATGAAGAGCCGTCGTACAAGGTCTCCGAGCCATCGCTTTACACCAAGATGGACTGCATCGCCGAGTCCTATGCCCATGGGCCTCAGCGATCGCCAACAAGCACGCGGAACTACACCGTTCGCATACGCTACGCCGTTCAGTAACGCTCCTCTTCAAGAACGGCCTCTGCGTTCTGGAAGTGTGGCGCCCGCCGCCGCCCAAGACGAATTCGATGATGACTCGGATTTCAACATCGATATTTACGAGAGTGGCTCTGACGATATGGAAGATAACGAGAGTGTGGACGGTATGGAAGTAATTACACATGAACAGGCCTTACCAGGCCGACGATCACAAGGCTGGCAACTCCCTGAAGATGAGCCATGGCCCGGAATCGAGGACCAACGTGCTGCCGAGGACAACGAAAATGTCGACCCTCACCACAGTGATCCTGCCAGTAACGTCAGCAGCCAACCTTCCGAGTATCCCAGTCACCAGAATGTTTGGCCCAACAACAACTCGGCCGAATTTCACATtcacgaagatgatgacaacaataacaacagGTCATGAAGTGCTTAAAATACGTTACACATGATCTATGCCATAAGAAATGATGGCAACACCACTTTCTACTATATGCACACGcattctccatctccatcaacaGTTGGCTATCTCATTGTTTTCTCTCTTTGCATTTGCACGTTTGGCGTTTATAGGTACGGAAAGGTTCCGGTTTACAAGGCGTTCCAGCATTCAGGGTTTCTCGGGTTGAACGGAACTGGGCAAAGGTCCGGAGGCGTTCGGTACATGAAGTGGCATGAGTTGGGGTGTTATAGCTGGACTGGGCACTATCTCATTGAATGGGAAGGGATTGCCTTGACTCTGCGGGAAAAGCCTGTAAACCTAGGATGGATCTTTTGTATCTCGATATCAGCTCACTTGCTCTCTTTGTTGAAACTTGTCCATGCTTATACCAAGTAGACAAGCTGTAGCTTTTTATCTGGAAACCATATTTGTTCATATTTGTCTGGAACGTCAAGAAGTGATAAATAAGCCACTTTACAAAAGGCAGTCGAAGTTTAGCTGCTTTTTGTTCTTTATCCGAGGTTGATTTGGTATACATGAACCTCCGAGGGTTCATATGCCTCAATGCTTGTGTTTATATACCTCAGCGTCTTCAAGCTATTGGTCAAGTCGCTTCATCACTTCGTGAAGGCTCCTATTCGGAACCAGACTAGATACACCAAATACTGGGGCAGGGTCAAATTACCAGATATGGAAATATCTGGAGAGAATTTAAACCAGCTTCTTCATGTTGAACAGAGTATGTTCCACCACCCCACGTTGTGCTGAGCATGAGCTCTCCTATCACTGACGTGTTGGTCGTGGATTAGACCCAAAGCGGTAGCAATTAGACAAATTTTGACAATATTAACTTTTGAGCAAGCATGAACCGACAACGGTCAATGTACCTTTTTACTGTTCTTTTACCTGATAACTACTTGGTCTAGGGTACCTTGGCTTGTGGACCAGGTACATGACTTGATCACCGCCTGATGTTATCTGGGGCCCCAAAAGAGATCGATGCCCAAAGTGAAAATGACTGTACCATCACGAGTTTCTGTTGCTGGGGTCATGTCAAAAATTTTACCCGCTATTCCGTCTCCGCCAATTATAATTGGAAGATGTAGTAGCTTGAATTTCAGTTGCAGCTACGGGTACAACGCTTTAGCGGGAGGCTGCTTTGCTACTGCGCGACATGTCCAGCAGCAGAAGCGGCACCTTGTTGATAAAAAGTCAAGACTCCTCCAGCTCCCGCATTTTTCTTCACCTCCACGAAACTTCACCACTACAACTACATCGTCACTTGCTTTTACTTTGAGTCGTCGACTTTCTTCTACTACCTTCAAAATGTCTAACGAGGAGATCACCCACCCCACCATCGTCGGTATGTTTTTATtccttttatttttattgcCCCGCGCTGTGATGCCCCTCTCTCATGATGATCATAT includes:
- a CDS encoding hypothetical protein (BUSCO:7955at5125), which codes for MASQTASTTSSIQAKYIRPFAGKGLHTLNSVPENRPSSPTQPRTQDSQPTAIFKEPAPQGGSFTWTSQDHRPADTPGAGTPTQSEPRASAFNAAVSRRAFKNLSDTVSGHDQRLDRLETVSFTVAGHEDCQEKHDHVDIRMTDLETRVEEVEKIVNDNNSNASRRGDDASVLSVSTSITSRPSHSQELWSQVQSLQAQVVQLQSLMPSPTHPFEIEVVFLPFPLKKVWQEAQQFKNEPQISNEDWTQLPMTHSAATMRSEMSLYPDWITSDQETKWLLPKACPDKGIVDRRLRSRGLIKTISVKGSDARSVTMAMNGAFGHLFREMNIFSRPQTTDPRSSTYLGLQSTWVPLRKIHKDSRLRFLSPAEMMTPAVWDVQFLSQVMMRASEPRLFITHPDAYLQDFQAYEMGWTWQMLREMSPVVPNPSDSLDDSKVFEECWAWAEQLDEPPTADISMNMRNDKARVSNSPSQTFYPALSRMKSSSPSLVRAQSPRLSSRRGSHPPHIRTSSTPMAAPIQPSPALSRRRVSSYGQSRRQSPALLVNSQSAIMKSRRTRSPSHRFTPRWTASPSPMPMGLSDRQQARGTTPFAYATPFSNAPLQERPLRSGSVAPAAAQDEFDDDSDFNIDIYESGSDDMEDNESVDGMEVITHEQALPGRRSQGWQLPEDEPWPGIEDQRAAEDNENVDPHHSDPASNVSSQPSEYPSHQNVWPNNNSAEFHIHEDDDNNNNRS